One Marinibacterium anthonyi genomic region harbors:
- the ptlF_3 gene encoding Pertussis toxin liberation protein F: protein MTEQHLHATRSPGVRTPVLVALLLSASVLAGCARNPVPEFSYDESVPPLPSPPASAAEERPRPLHTPPVWTVAHGGAAAGTPTGRIENANAAARIEPRREGYYNAIQIYPWSEGALYQVYAAPGQITNIALEPGERLTGAGPIAAGDTTRWIIGDTESGSGSTARVHILVKPTRDDISTNLVISTDRRVYTIELRAREALYMPSVAWAYPATPRGGRQAVATAPAIPAPSARNHRYGLQIQGESPPWRPVSVFDDGRRVYVVFPAGIAQGEMPPLFVLSSDGEPEIVNSRIHRNVLIVDRLFGAAELRLGAGDRQQVVRIVRMEEGEADARRGGAS, encoded by the coding sequence ATGACTGAACAGCATCTTCATGCAACCAGGTCTCCGGGCGTCAGGACGCCGGTGTTGGTGGCCTTGCTGCTATCCGCATCCGTACTGGCGGGATGTGCCAGAAACCCGGTGCCGGAATTCAGCTATGACGAGTCTGTGCCGCCGCTGCCCTCTCCGCCCGCCTCGGCTGCCGAGGAACGCCCTCGGCCCTTGCACACGCCGCCAGTCTGGACTGTGGCGCATGGCGGAGCGGCGGCGGGCACGCCGACCGGACGTATCGAAAACGCCAATGCCGCCGCCCGGATCGAACCGCGCCGCGAGGGCTATTACAATGCGATCCAGATCTATCCCTGGTCGGAAGGCGCGCTCTATCAGGTCTATGCCGCACCGGGTCAGATCACCAACATCGCATTGGAGCCGGGCGAACGTCTGACCGGCGCGGGCCCGATCGCCGCGGGAGATACCACGCGCTGGATCATCGGCGACACGGAGAGCGGGTCCGGATCCACTGCCCGCGTCCACATCCTCGTCAAACCGACGCGGGACGACATCTCGACCAATCTGGTGATCAGCACTGACAGGCGGGTGTACACGATCGAGCTGCGTGCCCGGGAGGCGCTCTACATGCCCTCGGTCGCCTGGGCCTATCCGGCCACGCCGCGTGGTGGGCGACAGGCTGTGGCGACCGCGCCGGCCATCCCGGCGCCCTCGGCCCGCAATCATCGTTACGGTTTGCAGATCCAGGGGGAGAGCCCGCCCTGGCGCCCGGTTTCCGTCTTCGATGATGGCCGTCGCGTCTATGTCGTCTTCCCGGCTGGCATCGCCCAGGGCGAGATGCCGCCTCTCTTCGTACTCAGTTCGGACGGGGAGCCCGAGATCGTGAACAGCCGCATCCACCGGAACGTGCTCATCGTGGATCGCCTCTTCGGCGCTGCCGAGCTCCGGCTGGGGGCCGGAGACCGCCAGCAGGTGGTCCGGATCGTGCGCATGGAGGAGGGCGAGGCGGATGCGCGAAGGGGAGGGGCGTCATGA
- a CDS encoding Type IV secretion system protein virB10: protein MSDTDPAAPMRLRPDPPRVTRLSRKVLAGVGAVALFCIGGALIYALQTREAGPGGGELYSIDNRPAADGLEGLPSDYTGPVLGPALPGDLGRPILDAQERGVPVNPPPIVGPTVDPDAERRRAEEETARLSGVFFQTASGRATTAGAGMSLPGLDGSGQPEGSRHTAFLNGPVDRQTVASDRIQPPASPYILQAGAVIPAALITGIRSDLPGQITAQVTENVYDSPTGSLLLIPQGTRIIGQYDDGVTFGQRRVLLVWNRLILPGGRSIVLERLPGADASGYAGLEDGVDYHWWDLMRAAGLSTLLAIGADLATDDEDRLVQAIRDGAVDTINQAGQQIVQRQLQVAPTLTIRPGFPVRIIVTRDLVFEPAGG from the coding sequence ATGAGTGACACCGATCCTGCAGCTCCGATGCGTCTGCGCCCCGATCCGCCGCGCGTGACGAGGCTGTCGCGCAAGGTTCTGGCCGGTGTTGGGGCGGTCGCGCTGTTCTGCATCGGGGGTGCGCTGATATATGCGCTCCAGACCCGTGAGGCAGGGCCCGGAGGTGGAGAACTCTATTCCATCGACAACCGACCGGCAGCGGACGGCCTGGAAGGGTTGCCCTCCGACTATACCGGACCGGTTCTGGGACCCGCACTGCCCGGTGACCTCGGGCGGCCGATCCTCGACGCGCAGGAGCGGGGAGTGCCCGTGAACCCGCCGCCGATTGTCGGCCCGACCGTCGATCCGGACGCGGAGCGCCGCAGGGCAGAGGAGGAAACCGCGCGTCTGAGCGGGGTCTTCTTTCAGACGGCGTCTGGCAGGGCAACCACGGCCGGGGCCGGCATGAGTCTTCCGGGCCTGGATGGTTCCGGGCAACCTGAGGGGAGTCGGCATACGGCTTTCCTCAACGGTCCGGTGGACCGGCAGACCGTCGCATCCGATCGCATTCAGCCGCCAGCCTCGCCGTACATCCTTCAGGCGGGAGCGGTGATACCCGCCGCCCTCATCACGGGCATTCGTTCCGATCTTCCGGGGCAGATCACCGCACAGGTCACCGAGAATGTCTATGACAGCCCGACTGGATCGCTGCTCCTGATCCCGCAGGGAACCCGCATCATCGGCCAATACGATGACGGTGTGACGTTCGGCCAGCGACGCGTGCTGCTGGTCTGGAACCGCCTGATCCTTCCCGGAGGCCGGTCCATCGTTCTCGAACGTCTGCCGGGTGCGGATGCGAGCGGCTATGCAGGCCTCGAGGATGGCGTTGACTACCACTGGTGGGATCTTATGCGCGCAGCGGGTCTGTCCACGCTGCTCGCGATCGGCGCGGACCTCGCCACCGATGACGAAGACCGCCTGGTCCAGGCGATCCGCGATGGTGCTGTGGACACGATCAACCAGGCCGGTCAGCAGATTGTCCAGCGTCAGTTGCAGGTCGCGCCGACACTGACCATCCGTCCGGGGTTCCCGGTCAGGATCATCGTCACCCGCGATCTGGTATTCGAACCGGCAGGAGGTTGA
- a CDS encoding hypothetical protein (putative conserved small protein), translating into MSKLKLGPLPDDKPVKVTVELPASVHRDLVAYAEVLGRETGQPVADPVRLIVPMLERFMATDRGFAKARRVTQSHRDAR; encoded by the coding sequence ATGTCGAAACTGAAGCTTGGGCCGCTGCCCGATGACAAGCCGGTGAAGGTGACAGTGGAACTGCCAGCGTCCGTTCATCGCGATCTTGTTGCTTACGCGGAGGTGTTAGGGCGGGAGACAGGCCAGCCTGTAGCCGATCCTGTCCGGCTGATCGTGCCGATGCTGGAGCGGTTCATGGCCACGGATCGCGGGTTCGCGAAGGCGCGCCGTGTTACCCAATCCCACAGGGATGCCCGCTGA
- the hcaR_3 gene encoding Hca operon transcriptional activator: MERRKREIEIRHLRCFVNAADHGSFRKAGSVMRIRQSSVSRCIRDLEDRLGTSLFHRHRSGVSLNRAGHQFLPRARQTIRGLDESLHAIALLGRSENGRIKIGIYSSIASGFLAELLRSFGDQHNDVQIQLIDGNPEEHLAAIRQLELDVAFLTGTRAWQDCDSAFMWSEGVFVVLPERHELAIRTAVDWHELSCEAFMVSETAPGQEIYDYLVRKLADLSCHPDIHVQSVSRDNLLSLVAIGRGLTVVSEAMTATNYPELVFRPIKGERLPFSAIWSPNNDNPAFRRFLSMAKAKAELEKRGPISGHPCGIG; the protein is encoded by the coding sequence GTGGAAAGGAGAAAACGTGAAATTGAGATTCGACACCTTCGATGCTTCGTCAACGCCGCTGATCATGGCAGTTTCCGAAAGGCTGGTAGCGTTATGCGTATCCGACAGTCATCAGTCAGCCGTTGCATCCGCGACCTTGAGGATCGGCTCGGAACATCATTGTTTCACCGTCATCGAAGCGGCGTGAGCCTAAACCGCGCCGGGCACCAGTTTCTGCCTCGCGCACGTCAGACAATTCGCGGGCTAGATGAGAGCCTGCATGCAATTGCATTACTTGGCAGATCAGAAAATGGCCGTATAAAAATCGGTATTTATTCATCGATTGCGTCGGGCTTTCTAGCCGAACTGCTCCGCTCCTTCGGGGATCAGCACAATGACGTACAGATCCAACTGATCGATGGAAACCCTGAAGAACACCTCGCTGCCATCCGTCAGTTGGAACTCGACGTCGCTTTCCTAACCGGAACCAGAGCGTGGCAAGATTGCGATAGCGCTTTTATGTGGTCAGAAGGTGTTTTCGTTGTCCTGCCTGAACGTCATGAGTTAGCCATCCGGACAGCTGTCGACTGGCACGAGCTAAGTTGTGAGGCCTTCATGGTCAGCGAGACGGCCCCGGGCCAAGAAATCTACGACTACCTGGTACGGAAGCTGGCAGACCTCAGTTGTCACCCTGACATACATGTGCAATCCGTAAGTCGAGATAACCTGCTGTCATTGGTTGCCATTGGGCGAGGTTTGACCGTAGTCAGCGAGGCGATGACGGCGACGAACTATCCTGAACTTGTTTTTCGACCGATAAAGGGCGAGCGCCTGCCATTTTCTGCAATCTGGTCGCCGAATAACGACAACCCGGCGTTCAGGCGCTTTCTGAGCATGGCAAAGGCTAAGGCAGAGTTGGAAAAACGCGGGCCGATCAGCGGGCATCCCTGTGGGATTGGGTAA
- the zntA_2 gene encoding Lead, cadmium, zinc and mercury-transporting ATPase: MSGSERREWTVSGMDCAACTVKVTKAVERLPGVRDVKVALMSERLSLDLEPARTAPTEIETIVRRLGYGIAQRGATSERKPLDAANKPHSHGHDCDGHDHDHDGPQPAKGDAGHGSPGHVHDDPADRGKNWYQTNKGRLVIFTGALLTLAWGFELLTSADYGYWAFALACVIGVAPVARRAFEAVRLGQPFTIESLMTIAAVGALFIGAAEEAALVVFLFAVGEVLEGVAAGKARDGIRALASLVPKTALLEIDGRTREVPADQLEVGQRVLVRPGDRIPADGEIAEGTSGVDESPVTGESVPVTRGPGESVFAGSINTEAALRVTVTKTAADNTIARIIRLVEEAEDARAPTERFIDRFSRWYMPAIVVLAALVILIPPLATGADWNTWIYRGLALLLIGCPCALVISVPASIASALSSGAKKGLLMKGGAVIESAAKVSAIAFDKTGTLTHGKPKVTDVLPAPGVTEVNLLAVAAAVETGSSHPLAQAILRRTEEAGIEALPATEARAIVGKGVEALVGGTKAWVASPRHAEEAGGIAAGQAEFAAQLETDGKTVVAVFRSGQPLGLVALRDEPRGDAAEAMAQLRAMDIAPVILTGDNPRTAEAIAGRLGMEFHASMMPEDKLRLIREMGASGGVMMIGDGINDAPALKQANVGVAMGSGTDVALETADAAILRDRVVDIPALIRLARAAMANIHQNVALALGLKAVFLVTSVLGLTGLWIAILADTGATVLVTLNALRLLRFNPSDNL, encoded by the coding sequence ATGAGTGGATCCGAGCGCCGGGAGTGGACTGTCAGCGGCATGGATTGTGCCGCCTGTACGGTAAAAGTGACGAAGGCGGTCGAGCGCCTACCGGGTGTCAGAGATGTAAAGGTCGCCCTGATGAGCGAACGCCTTTCGCTTGATCTCGAGCCTGCCCGGACGGCCCCGACGGAGATCGAAACCATCGTGAGGCGTCTCGGATACGGGATTGCGCAGCGTGGCGCTACATCGGAGAGAAAACCGCTCGACGCCGCGAACAAGCCGCATAGCCATGGTCATGACTGTGACGGCCATGACCATGACCACGATGGGCCGCAGCCAGCCAAGGGCGACGCGGGGCATGGCAGCCCGGGGCATGTGCATGACGACCCCGCCGATCGTGGCAAGAATTGGTATCAGACCAACAAGGGCCGGCTAGTGATCTTCACCGGCGCCTTACTGACCCTGGCCTGGGGGTTCGAGCTTCTGACCTCGGCGGACTACGGCTACTGGGCCTTTGCCCTCGCCTGCGTGATCGGAGTCGCCCCGGTGGCCAGGCGCGCCTTCGAGGCCGTTCGCCTCGGCCAGCCTTTCACCATCGAAAGCCTGATGACCATTGCTGCTGTCGGCGCCCTATTTATCGGTGCAGCCGAGGAAGCGGCGCTTGTCGTGTTTCTTTTTGCAGTGGGCGAGGTACTGGAAGGCGTGGCCGCTGGCAAGGCACGCGACGGTATCCGAGCGCTGGCCAGTTTGGTGCCCAAGACCGCGCTTCTGGAAATCGACGGCAGGACCCGCGAAGTCCCGGCCGACCAGCTCGAGGTCGGCCAGCGTGTCCTGGTGCGCCCTGGGGACCGCATCCCTGCCGATGGCGAGATTGCCGAGGGCACCAGCGGTGTCGACGAAAGTCCCGTGACCGGTGAAAGCGTCCCGGTTACCCGGGGGCCGGGAGAATCGGTCTTCGCGGGATCGATCAATACCGAGGCCGCGCTTCGCGTGACGGTCACGAAAACCGCAGCGGACAACACGATTGCGCGCATCATTCGGCTGGTCGAGGAGGCCGAGGACGCCCGCGCGCCGACTGAGCGGTTCATCGACCGGTTCAGCCGCTGGTACATGCCCGCCATCGTCGTGCTGGCGGCGCTGGTCATCTTGATCCCGCCGCTCGCTACCGGGGCCGACTGGAACACCTGGATCTATCGTGGCCTCGCATTGTTGCTCATCGGCTGCCCCTGCGCGTTGGTGATCTCGGTTCCGGCCTCGATTGCCTCTGCGCTGTCCTCAGGCGCCAAGAAAGGTCTGTTGATGAAGGGGGGCGCGGTGATCGAGTCCGCCGCAAAGGTCTCGGCCATCGCCTTTGACAAGACCGGCACGCTGACCCATGGCAAACCCAAGGTGACCGACGTCCTGCCCGCCCCTGGCGTCACAGAAGTCAACTTGCTGGCCGTGGCCGCCGCAGTCGAGACCGGATCGTCGCACCCGCTGGCTCAAGCCATCCTCCGCCGAACGGAGGAGGCCGGGATCGAGGCTCTGCCCGCGACAGAAGCGCGCGCGATCGTGGGTAAGGGCGTTGAAGCGCTGGTCGGCGGCACGAAGGCCTGGGTGGCATCGCCACGCCATGCCGAGGAGGCCGGGGGTATCGCCGCCGGCCAGGCCGAGTTCGCGGCACAGCTCGAGACTGACGGCAAGACCGTGGTCGCGGTGTTCCGTTCCGGCCAACCCCTCGGCCTCGTAGCCTTGCGCGACGAGCCGCGCGGCGACGCCGCCGAGGCCATGGCCCAACTGCGGGCGATGGACATCGCCCCGGTTATCCTGACCGGCGACAATCCCCGCACGGCCGAGGCCATCGCCGGGAGGCTCGGCATGGAATTCCACGCCAGCATGATGCCCGAGGACAAGCTGAGGCTGATTCGCGAGATGGGCGCATCCGGCGGCGTCATGATGATTGGCGACGGCATCAACGACGCACCAGCGCTAAAGCAGGCGAACGTAGGTGTGGCGATGGGCTCCGGCACCGACGTGGCGCTGGAAACCGCCGATGCGGCGATCCTGCGCGACAGGGTGGTGGACATACCTGCCCTGATCCGGCTCGCCCGAGCCGCCATGGCCAACATCCATCAGAACGTGGCCCTGGCACTGGGTCTGAAAGCTGTGTTTTTGGTAACGTCGGTGCTAGGGCTGACCGGGCTCTGGATCGCCATCCTGGCCGATACCGGCGCAACAGTGCTGGTCACGCTCAACGCCCTGCGACTGTTGCGCTTCAACCCGTCTGACAATCTCTAG
- the ynhG_2 gene encoding putative L,D-transpeptidase YnhG precursor has translation MLTRRHFIQTTAALLPLSLPTLSYADNWPSEEQKAAWDAEVTPLGYDPATTNPWGLHPRFLPQRVLANDELRPGDIHVDAVARYLYHIEDGGTAMRYGVAIAQGDLYEPGTPTVKRMVRWPHWRPTRNMIERNPENAQYAGGVEPGPENALGSRAIYLYVGDRDTYLRIHGTPYPESIGGRASSGCVRMVMAHIIDLFENVEIGSTVYLYSAEESLVMPG, from the coding sequence ATGCTGACGAGACGACACTTTATCCAGACAACTGCGGCGCTGCTCCCGCTGTCGCTCCCGACGCTTTCGTATGCCGATAACTGGCCCAGCGAAGAACAGAAAGCCGCTTGGGACGCGGAGGTCACTCCGCTGGGCTATGATCCCGCGACCACAAACCCTTGGGGGCTGCATCCCAGGTTCCTCCCTCAAAGAGTATTGGCGAACGACGAGCTACGTCCCGGAGATATCCATGTCGATGCAGTGGCAAGGTACCTTTACCACATAGAAGATGGCGGTACCGCCATGCGCTATGGTGTGGCCATTGCCCAAGGGGATCTCTACGAGCCAGGTACGCCCACCGTCAAACGCATGGTTAGGTGGCCGCACTGGCGGCCTACACGAAACATGATCGAGCGGAACCCCGAGAATGCTCAGTATGCAGGTGGTGTGGAGCCCGGCCCCGAAAATGCACTCGGTTCAAGAGCCATCTATCTGTATGTCGGCGACAGGGACACATATCTCCGCATTCATGGCACCCCGTATCCAGAAAGCATTGGCGGGCGGGCAAGCTCGGGCTGCGTCCGAATGGTGATGGCGCATATAATTGATCTGTTCGAGAATGTTGAAATCGGTTCGACAGTCTACCTTTACTCAGCCGAGGAAAGCCTCGTGATGCCGGGATGA
- a CDS encoding putative transposase OrfB, whose amino-acid sequence MVVNSKKVRRLMRENGLNPRRRRRTIRTTDSDHGGPIFPFIAKEFEDYGPNQLWVADLTYITIAGGFVYAALILDAWSRRVVGCAIGRSIDARLAARELRSAIAERRPLPGYVFHTDRGSQYASELHRGILAEQGFFGSMRRRGNPYDNAKAESFMKTLKVEDAYLMEYESFDDVATGLPRFI is encoded by the coding sequence ATGGTCGTGAATTCGAAAAAGGTCCGGCGGCTGATGAGAGAGAACGGCCTGAACCCGCGACGGAGGCGGCGCACCATCCGCACAACAGACAGCGACCATGGCGGCCCGATCTTTCCTTTCATTGCCAAGGAATTCGAGGATTACGGTCCGAACCAGCTCTGGGTAGCTGACCTGACTTACATCACCATCGCCGGAGGCTTCGTTTATGCCGCGCTGATCCTGGACGCGTGGTCGCGCCGTGTTGTCGGCTGTGCCATCGGCCGCAGCATCGACGCCCGCCTGGCGGCGAGGGAGCTCCGCAGCGCGATCGCGGAGCGGCGTCCCTTGCCCGGCTACGTGTTCCACACGGACCGCGGGTCCCAGTACGCGTCGGAGCTGCATCGAGGCATTCTTGCCGAACAGGGCTTCTTTGGGTCTATGAGACGCCGCGGCAACCCGTACGACAACGCAAAGGCCGAGAGCTTCATGAAGACACTGAAGGTGGAGGACGCTTATCTTATGGAGTATGAGTCGTTCGACGACGTCGCCACCGGCCTGCCCCGGTTCATCTAG
- a CDS encoding Integrase core domain protein has product MPGRFITDRQHEDYMTLRQHHTQKIAAAKAGFSVSTGARIERDPRPPSQKRRERRHGGGKPDPLAGLWDEEIVPLIEATPGLRPIAVLEEMQFRHPDRDLSSARRTLERRMRLWRAEHGPDREVIFRQSHPPGREGMSDFFDARALGVTIAGVPLAHRIYHFTLVHSGWEHAEVVLGGESYTALAGGLQNALWLLGGAPREHRTDSLSAAFANLDRDAREDLRTRYDALCADYGMEATRNNRGIAHENGSIESRHGHLKTRLEQALLLRGSHDFDELDDWRHFVAQVVARHNARHRDRLKVERPHLQPLPARRSCDCDEARVRVTSSGGFVFRKVFYTVHSRLIGYELKLRIFDDRLELFLGGTPLETLPRGRPPAGGRGGHGYVVSYHHVIHSLRAKPQAFANLTYRDALFPRTEYRRCWDALTAAGPLRQACRIMVGLLWLAHDQTCEAELAAALSAILARGELPVLGDLHSRFTRTEGDGGPDVPVCIPSAGSYDDLIQGQGAAA; this is encoded by the coding sequence ATGCCCGGCCGTTTCATCACCGACCGACAACACGAGGATTACATGACCCTTCGACAGCATCACACGCAAAAGATTGCGGCAGCCAAGGCCGGCTTCAGCGTCAGCACCGGAGCCCGGATCGAACGTGACCCCCGCCCTCCATCTCAGAAACGACGTGAGCGCCGACATGGAGGCGGCAAGCCCGACCCTTTGGCCGGCCTGTGGGATGAAGAGATCGTTCCGCTGATCGAAGCGACACCGGGCCTTCGGCCGATCGCGGTGCTCGAGGAGATGCAGTTCCGTCATCCGGACCGGGACCTGAGCTCTGCGCGCCGCACCTTGGAGCGCCGGATGCGGCTTTGGCGCGCCGAACACGGGCCGGACAGGGAAGTGATCTTCCGCCAGTCACACCCGCCGGGGCGGGAGGGCATGTCCGACTTCTTCGACGCGCGCGCGCTCGGCGTCACGATTGCCGGAGTGCCCTTGGCGCATCGGATCTATCACTTCACCCTGGTCCACTCGGGCTGGGAGCATGCCGAGGTGGTGCTTGGCGGCGAGAGCTACACCGCCTTGGCTGGCGGATTGCAGAACGCCCTATGGCTTCTCGGCGGCGCCCCGCGCGAACATCGGACGGACAGCTTGTCGGCCGCCTTCGCCAATCTCGATCGGGATGCCCGAGAGGACCTGCGCACACGCTACGACGCGCTGTGTGCCGACTACGGCATGGAAGCGACCCGGAACAACCGCGGCATTGCACACGAAAACGGGTCTATCGAGAGCCGGCACGGGCATCTCAAGACCCGCTTGGAGCAGGCCCTGCTGCTGCGTGGCAGCCATGACTTCGATGAGTTGGACGACTGGCGACACTTCGTGGCCCAGGTCGTCGCGCGCCACAATGCACGGCATCGGGACCGCCTGAAGGTCGAACGGCCACATCTGCAGCCGCTTCCGGCGCGCCGTAGCTGTGATTGCGACGAGGCGCGCGTGCGGGTGACCTCGTCGGGTGGCTTCGTGTTCCGAAAGGTGTTCTACACCGTTCACTCTCGCCTGATCGGCTACGAGCTGAAGCTGCGCATCTTCGATGATCGCCTGGAGCTGTTCCTCGGCGGCACACCCCTCGAAACCCTACCGCGCGGGCGACCGCCTGCCGGTGGGCGTGGCGGCCATGGCTATGTCGTTAGCTACCATCACGTCATCCACAGCTTGCGGGCCAAGCCTCAGGCCTTCGCCAACCTGACCTACCGCGACGCGCTCTTCCCTCGCACGGAATACCGCCGATGCTGGGACGCGCTGACGGCTGCCGGACCGCTGCGGCAAGCCTGCCGGATCATGGTCGGCCTGCTGTGGCTCGCCCATGATCAGACCTGCGAGGCGGAATTGGCCGCGGCCCTCTCGGCAATCCTTGCCCGAGGCGAACTTCCGGTCCTCGGGGACCTGCACTCCCGCTTCACGCGGACCGAAGGCGATGGTGGGCCCGATGTCCCGGTCTGCATCCCCTCTGCGGGCAGCTACGATGACCTGATCCAAGGGCAGGGAGCGGCCGCATGA
- the dnaC_2 gene encoding DNA replication protein DnaC: MSMTVETATLPTLLTALRLPTVARLWPEFCTRADKEGWPAERLLAALCELELSEREQRRIQRHLAAARLPQGKTLDAFDFLAVPTLSQARVRALVEGDSWLQAGHNLLAFGPPGSGKTHLAGAIGYELIQRGYRVLMARTSDLVQRLQVARQDLALTQEIAKLDKFDLLILDDLSYVRKDQAETSALFELISARYERRSIMITANQPFSGWDAIFPDRAMTIAAIDRLVHHATIFEMNVESYRRRAAYAAATSLSDIEDDCDKQQPEKETAKAKDNSRPATLSSDIET; encoded by the coding sequence ATGAGCATGACCGTGGAAACCGCAACACTGCCGACCCTGCTGACGGCGCTCAGGCTGCCCACGGTCGCCCGCCTCTGGCCGGAGTTCTGCACCCGTGCCGACAAGGAGGGTTGGCCGGCCGAACGCTTGTTGGCGGCGCTGTGCGAGCTGGAACTGAGCGAGCGGGAACAGCGCCGCATCCAACGCCATCTTGCCGCTGCAAGGCTGCCGCAAGGGAAAACGCTCGACGCCTTCGACTTCCTGGCGGTACCCACCTTGAGCCAGGCGCGCGTCAGAGCGCTGGTCGAAGGCGACAGCTGGCTGCAGGCAGGGCACAATTTGCTGGCCTTCGGCCCTCCCGGCTCGGGCAAGACGCATCTCGCGGGGGCCATCGGATACGAACTCATCCAACGAGGGTACCGTGTGCTCATGGCCAGGACGTCGGACCTGGTCCAACGCCTGCAAGTGGCGCGGCAGGACCTGGCGCTCACTCAGGAGATCGCGAAGCTCGACAAGTTCGACCTGCTCATCCTCGACGACCTGTCGTACGTGCGAAAAGATCAGGCCGAGACCAGTGCCCTCTTCGAGCTCATCTCCGCACGATACGAGCGGCGCTCCATCATGATCACGGCCAATCAGCCGTTCAGTGGCTGGGACGCCATCTTCCCCGACAGGGCGATGACCATCGCCGCCATCGACCGGCTCGTCCACCATGCGACAATCTTCGAAATGAACGTCGAAAGCTACCGACGCCGTGCCGCCTATGCCGCCGCGACATCGCTCAGCGACATCGAAGATGACTGCGACAAACAACAGCCCGAAAAGGAGACCGCCAAAGCGAAAGACAACTCGCGGCCAGCGACATTGAGCAGCGACATCGAAACTTGA
- the ytcD_2 gene encoding putative HTH-type transcriptional regulator YtcD, which produces MPLLSATDRPHDSNRLLLDQIADKWSILILSQVCQGPLRFNALKRTIPGISQKALTQALRRLERNGILERVVVSISPVAVEYRVTPLGMTLKDPFAALFAWTAQHATEVEAARARYDSRVASGDAAFSS; this is translated from the coding sequence TTGCCCCTGCTCTCCGCCACAGACCGGCCACATGACAGCAACCGGCTACTCCTGGACCAGATCGCCGACAAGTGGTCGATCCTGATCCTGTCACAAGTTTGTCAGGGCCCGCTGCGTTTCAACGCACTGAAACGAACCATTCCCGGCATCTCTCAAAAGGCGTTGACACAGGCCCTCAGGCGGCTTGAACGGAACGGCATTCTCGAAAGGGTGGTGGTTTCCATCTCCCCGGTCGCTGTTGAATACAGGGTGACGCCGCTTGGCATGACGCTGAAAGACCCGTTTGCCGCACTGTTCGCATGGACCGCTCAGCACGCCACTGAGGTCGAGGCCGCGCGCGCCAGATATGATAGCAGAGTTGCGAGCGGCGACGCAGCCTTTTCCAGCTGA